In a genomic window of Deltaproteobacteria bacterium:
- a CDS encoding purine/pyrimidine permease: MQFKYGLDDKPPLGENLLLGVQWLFIAIPSIMIIGKIVGGFHFPNLPDQVIYLQKLSFVMAVTLFFQILLGHGLPLIAGPSTVLLIGIITSRGVDTETIYFTMMLGGLILALVSATGLFGHLQRLFTPRVIAVVLLLIGFTLMPTVMNLISSPVGTVTSLTHMVFSFCLILGMIVFQKNTKGIWKSTLIVWAILFGSMVYHLLFPEGLSVQKGGDLAPLAFFFKHLTIHFSIDPGVFISFLFCFLALSINDLGSIESLDDLLKPPGMAHRINRGLTFTGMANVLAGFFGVVGPVNFSLSPGVILSTGCASRYTLIPTALILFLLSFSPALMGLIGMVPPVVIGSVLAYILCFQVMAGLFLLFKSEGPFQVETGLIVGLPILLGIIVAFLPAGVIDTFPATLRPVMGNGFVIGTFIAFFLEHLVFRQKRKTSNPRPRKESRSLLK; this comes from the coding sequence GTGCAATTCAAATATGGTCTTGATGATAAACCCCCATTGGGAGAAAATTTACTGTTAGGTGTACAATGGCTTTTTATCGCCATTCCCTCTATCATGATCATCGGCAAGATTGTCGGGGGTTTTCACTTTCCAAACCTTCCGGATCAGGTCATCTACCTGCAGAAGCTGTCCTTCGTCATGGCTGTGACCCTTTTCTTTCAAATTCTCCTGGGCCATGGCCTCCCGCTCATCGCCGGTCCGTCGACCGTCCTGCTCATCGGTATTATCACCAGCCGGGGGGTTGATACGGAAACGATCTACTTCACTATGATGCTCGGGGGATTGATCCTGGCCCTGGTGAGTGCCACCGGGCTTTTCGGTCATCTGCAACGCCTGTTTACGCCGCGGGTTATCGCAGTCGTCCTTTTACTTATCGGCTTTACCCTGATGCCAACGGTCATGAATCTCATCAGCAGTCCCGTTGGAACCGTCACGTCATTGACCCATATGGTTTTTTCCTTCTGCCTTATCCTGGGGATGATTGTTTTTCAGAAAAACACGAAAGGAATCTGGAAATCGACCCTGATTGTCTGGGCGATCCTTTTCGGGAGTATGGTTTACCATCTCCTCTTTCCGGAAGGCCTTTCGGTACAAAAAGGGGGCGACCTGGCCCCTCTGGCCTTTTTTTTTAAACATCTCACTATCCATTTTTCCATCGATCCAGGGGTCTTCATCTCCTTTCTCTTTTGTTTTCTGGCCCTCTCGATCAACGACCTTGGCTCTATCGAATCGCTGGACGACCTGCTGAAGCCCCCCGGTATGGCCCACCGGATAAACAGGGGCCTCACCTTCACCGGTATGGCCAATGTCCTGGCCGGTTTTTTCGGCGTCGTGGGACCGGTTAATTTTTCTTTAAGCCCGGGGGTGATATTATCCACCGGCTGTGCCTCCCGGTACACCCTCATCCCCACCGCCCTTATTCTTTTTCTTCTTTCCTTCTCCCCTGCCCTGATGGGACTGATTGGTATGGTACCGCCGGTGGTCATCGGCAGTGTTCTGGCCTATATCCTTTGCTTTCAAGTGATGGCCGGTCTGTTTCTGTTGTTCAAGTCGGAGGGGCCTTTTCAGGTCGAGACGGGATTGATCGTCGGTCTGCCGATCCTCCTGGGCATCATAGTCGCTTTTTTACCGGCCGGCGTTATCGATACCTTTCCGGCAACCCTGCGCCCGGTGATGGGTAATGGGTTTGTCATCGGCACCTTTATCGCTTTTTTTCTCGAACATCTGGTCTTCAGGCAAAAGAGAAAGACAAGTAATCCTCGTCCCAGGAAAGAAAGCCGTAGTTTACTGAAATGA